CAGAAGAAGCTTCTGTACAAATTTCATTTATGATTGAAGGTTCTAATCCTATGATAGCCGCCATTGCATAAGGGGTTCCCTGATTAGCTTTGATCATAAATTCACCACGTTTATGCACTAAATACAAAGCATCAGCAAAACTCAATACTCCATTTGCTACTAAAGCAGTTATCTCTCCTAATGAATGTCCGGCTACGAAATCGGGTTCAATTGATATGTATTTCTGTAATGCCTGTAGAGAAATTATGCTGTGAAATAGTATAGCCGGTTGGGTATATTTAGTCTGTCTAAGCTCTTCTTCAGGTCCTTCCTTGATAATCTTAGTTAAGTTTGTATTATTTTTTTTATCAAAATCTGTTAATACGTTGATTAATTCAGGAAACTGCTCAACAAAATCCATGCCCATTCCTATATATTGAGCACCCTGTCCCGGGAAAACAAAAGCAATTTTTTTATCTTTATAAGCCAAAGAAACCTCCTTATCTATGTGTATTTAGAGATGTGAGAGTTGTCGAAAAAATTGAAAAGTTATGAGGTCATCTAATAACGGAAAAGTATGCCACCCCAAGTTAATCCTGCACCAAAGGCAACTAATAGAACCAGGTCACCATGTCTGATCTTATTCGATCTTATGGCATCATCAAGAGCGATTGGGATCGTAGAAGAAGATGTATTGGCATATTTATCAATAGTTACAATGACTTTTTCTAAATCGATATTGAGTTTTTTACCGAGTGATTCAATAATTCTTAAATTAGCTTGATGAGGTATGAGCCAGTCTATTGATCTTATATCCAATCTGTTACGATGTAAGAGCGTCTCAGCACTTTCTTGCATTGATCTGACAGCAAGCTTAAAGATTTTATTACCTTCCATATATAGAGTATGTTTATTATCTCTCACTGTTTCCATGGTAGGTGGCATTCTTGAACCACCAGCTTGTATGATCAGTAGATCACCAAACGTTCCATCAGCACTCATATCAAAGTCAATGATTTTTGAAATGCTAGTTGGCTCTGTACGTGAGATAACAGCTGCTCCAGATCCATCACCAAAGAGAACGGCAGTGCCTCTGTCATCCCAATTGGTAATCCTTGAGAGAATCTCAACACCAACAACCAGTACGTTTTTTGCTTTCCCTGTCACTACAAATTGATGTCCGATACTGGCAGCATAAACAAAACCTGTACAACCGGCTGAGATATCAAAAGCCGGGCAGTTTTTTGTACCGAGTTTTTTTTGTAAAATGCATGCAGTTGATGGGAAAAGGTGGTCAGGGGAAATAGTGCCAACGATGATCATATCAATATCTTTCGGTTTGAGACCAGCAGCCTGAATGGCTATCTTTGAAGCCTCATAAGCCAAATCGGAAGAGGCTTCGCTTGGATCAGCTATTCTTCTTTCAAACATGCCTGTTCTTGTCTTTATCCACTCGTCACTTGTGTCGAGCATTTTCTCCAGATCGTAATTGTTTAAAATCTTCTTCGGAACGTACTTACCGGTTCCGGTAAACCTTGCTTCATATATGGCAATCATATTATACCTCTTCAAAATATTGTTGCACTTTATGAACAAAACCTGAGTTTGATATCTTGCAAGCAAATTTCAAGGCGTTCATTATTGCTTTTCCATTGGATCGTCCATGGGCGACAATAGGTAATCCATTAAGACCGACCAATAATGCTCCCCCATACTCTGTATGGTCAAGCTTTTTTTTAAGGTAACTATAGACAGGAAAAGATAAAAGAGCACCAATCTTAGCTACCCAATCTTTTTTAAACTGTTCTTTCATTATATCAAATATAGAGACAATTGCACCTTCAACGGTTTTTAATATTATGTTACCGACAAAACCATCACACACAACAACATCAGTAACTCCTTTTAGAAGATCTTTCCCTTCGATATTACCAATGAAATTAATCTTCTTCTCGGCAGCCAGTAGTGCATAAGTTGTTTTGATCAATTTACTTCCCTTAACGCTTTCTTCACCAATATTAAGTAGTGATACGCGAGGAGATTCGATATTTAACATCTCACGGGCATACAAACTACCAAGAATAGCAAAATGAACAAGATGCTCCGCTTCACAATCTACATTAGCGCCAACATCGAGTACAATTTCATAATTTTGTTGAGTAGGTAGTGGTAAAGCTATAGCAGGTCTATGGACATTTTTTACTCTGCCCAGTAGAAAAAGTGATGAAGCCATAACTGCCCCAGTATTGCCGGCACTGACAACAGCCTCGACTTCTCCATTTTTATGCAATTCCATTGCTCTTACTAATGATGAATCGGGTTTGTTTTTAGAAGACAAAGCAGCCGAATCTTCCATAGTAATTACTTGTCTGGCATCAACGACCTTTATGCGGTTTTTATCATAAAAATACTTACTTAGTTCTTTATTGATAACTTCTTCTTTCCCTACTAAATAAACGAAGTCACAATAATTTTCATAGATAGCTTTTACAGCACCTTCAACTTCCGGTGCTGGTGAATTATCGCTACCGTGAGCATCTAAAGCGATTCGCATTATTCTTTGACGATATTGATAAACTTCTTTCCTTTATAGTGCCCACATTTTTCGCATATATTATGAGGACGCATTGCTTCATTGCAATGAGGACAAGTAGTCCACACAGGCATTTCTGCCTTTTGATGAGTTCGACGCTTATTTCGTCTGGCTCTTGAAGTTTTCCTCTTTGGTACTGGCATCCTAACTCCTTGTTATATTTTATCTTTAGGTTATTTTTTGTTCAATCTGACTATGTTTTTTATTACTGGTTTAGCTGTCAAGGAAATAGAAGCTAACTGATTACTCATATATTTGCTATATCATTACTGGAGATTGTAGTTAGTTTTCTATTATAACTCGTGGAGAGATATGCAGTTGATTTTGTTTTGAGACTACTTCGAAGTGTTGAAGGTGTTGTGATTCCAGAGGATAAAATTGTCCTTTCTGAACAGTGATAAGATAGGCAGTATTATTATCTGGAGCTAAAGTGAGAGTGATCTGGTTATTGAGTTCTGTGAATAATCCCTTTTGATAAATAAAGAGTTCTGTATAGGTAGTATCCTGACTAGTTCTAACATGCTTAGTATAATCTATTTTGCTACCGGGGAAACCAAATCCTTGTGCTTGATAAGTCAGATCAAGTGAATCTGATAACTCAAAGCTTATTGCTCCTCTTTCAACCTCAATCTTAACAAAATTAAAGTTTGTTTCTGATAACGATAAGTTAATTTGCTTAGTTTTATAATAAGGGGTTGCTAAAAGAAGCAAGTAAACAGATATAGGGATTAAGGCAAGTAACAGTATAATGGCAGGTTTACTGATCTTGCTGTTTAACTCTTTTGTACTGTACAGGTTTGCTTCCATACCTAAGAGATGATACAGTAGGAATGAAATCAAGTAAAGGAATCCGGCAGTCCACAAGACATCACTGGCAAAATGACCTCCCTGTGCAATACGGGCAAGACCTATTAGAGAGCCAAAAGCTAAGGCAAACAACAAAGATATGTTTGCGAGCTTCCGATTTTTTCCCCTGAAAATGAAATAGAAGACGAAGAAAAAATAGCCCATTGAAGCATGACCACAAGGAAATGAATTCCCAGTTCCACTGATCCCTTTATTCCATACCCTGAGATGTTGTTCGTTACCCCCGAATTCTGTAATATGTCGTGGTCTTGGTCTGCCCCAGTGTTCTTTATAAACGGCATTTACGACTAAACCAGGTCCGATTAGCATTGTCAGAATGATAAAAAAGTTAATCTTTCTGTAGATAGCGTATTTTTTGTTTTTAATCCCCACAACAAGAAAAACAATGGCTCCTATTACTGTAAGTATTGCTGGAATATTACCGTAATAGTATATAAGTCTGAATAAAAGTAGATTGTAGAGAAACCAACCCTCAGTTTGGGAAAAGAAGAGACGTTGAATTCTAATATCAAGGTCTGTAGTGCGGAAAATGTAAGTCCCAACAAAGAGAATAACCAATAGAATAGCCAGTTCCCTAATAGCCAGTTTTCTATTCATACATTTCCTTAGAATGATTTATCATTTTCAAAGCAAAGTTAGATATACGAGTTCTGGTTAATCGTCAAGCAAATATATCTGTGAGCTTTATACCTTATCTCAATAATTCTGCTGCCTCTTTCAATGTTATCAGTGTTAGACCTTGATCCTTGATAAAGTGCATGATCTGGATAAAGTCTTCTTCAGCACAACTGTGAGTATGTTCAGGATCATTGAAACGATGAAAACCTATGACAATTAGAGCTTCTTTATTAAGTATTCCTTCTGAGATCCTCGTTATGGCATCTTGGGCAGTGAAATGTGTTAAATAGGGGAAATAGCCAATATGCCATCTATCAATAGGGTAACGCATTCTGGAATCAATGCTGTTTCGGATATTCTTATAAAACCGTTTAATAATTTGATAATCTCGCTCTGTAGCATGCCCTCGGGGTAAAACAAAAGTATCGTGACTTAATCCCCTTTCTTTAAGATTTAACCAATCCTGTTCAATTTCATAAAGTGCTTCATCATCATCACAATCAGGTAAATTGGCATGATTAAGAGTATGACCAGCAGTTTCCCAGCCCATAGAAAACTCCAATTCCTCAACCTGTTGCCAAGTCAAATTACCTGTTCTTCCTATCCTGTTTGTATTGATAGCATTGGTAGCCTTAAAACCGTGCTGTTGCATAATAGGTAGGGCAATATCGTAGATGCTTGAATGCTGATCATCAAAAGTGATAACGATATATGTCTTTGCTAATCTTCTTTCTTCATCCCATGAGCAAGAGAGAAGAGTTAACATAATGACAGCAATAAGCAGAATAGACCTAAAAAGGATACTTTTCATTTATTTTGACTTGAAACCCCAAAGAGTAGTAATTCCTATTTGTTTTAGGTAGATGAGTTGCACCATTTATCCCTAAAGAAAAACTTTCTGTAAAACTATAAGAAATGATAGCTGTCAGCTTGCTTTTTCTAAGATCATTAGCTGAAGTGTGGCTGAAAATCAGTGTGTTATTTAAACTTTTTAATTGATATGTTGTTAAAAGCGAATAATCTTGCCATGAAGAAAAACCACGATATTCTTTAGCATAGAAGAAATTGCCTCCGGCGATTAACTCCGGTGTGAAGGAGAAGAGCAACTCAGAATAAGTAAGATAGTTAGTTTTTTTAAATACTGAGTTCAAGTGTTGCCATGACTGGGAATGAAAAAATTCAACATAGGTTGTCTGTAATTCTGTTTCGAAGCCGATAGAATGCATTGTTTTATTAAAGTTATTGTCTCTTCCTGTATGTAAATAGAACAGTTTGATTGATAATGGATTCAAATTCCATTTTAAAGCAGAAGTACCGATAACAGTATTATGTTTGTTACCCCCCAAAAAATGAGCTGCAGTAATGTGATATAATAGTTTATGTTCTAAATTAATGCCGGAAAATCTATAATCTCCCAACCTATGAAGTCGATAATCAGGATTGGTCAAATCCTGTTCAAAATATTCGGATGCCTTTCCATAACCTAAGTTGTCAATAAGATAAGCTAACTGCCAATTATTAAACCCCTCGTAGGATACTTGCAGTTTCTTCAATCCGATTGTGTAATCAGTTAAATTTTCAGAATAGTTCAAGGTTACAGCTAGATTTAGATTATCCACACTGATATTCTTTAAGCCAAACCTTACATCTTGAACATCATAATAGTTGAATTCTTTATCTGTGCGCTCCGGATAATAGTAGCTACCAATAAACGAATTAATATCAACAAAGAAAACCGCTGAACAATTAAGTGATATCACATAGCTGAGCAGTAACAGAATAACAATCCTTTTCATTGTTTGACTCCTTATCAAGCTCTCCGGTTAGAGAGAAAATTGTCAATAAACTTAACAGGGTTAACTAATGAGTAGATCGTAAAGATTAGTCTTTCTTTGAGAAACAGAGTCTATTATTTCAATCAACAAAGAGCAAGATATCATCATAGAGAATATCTAGCTACCGGTCTAAGTATATATAGAGATTTTTTATTGACACGAGAAAAAGGATTATTATCTATAAGAATAGATAATTACTCTCCGGAATGCACCAATATTTTAGTGATAAATTATACTGAAGGGAGTAATACAAATCTCCGGAGGTATTTATGAAAAAAACTATTCTCTTAATCATTCTAATGATTCCTTTGCTTTCCTATGCTAATACTTACAGAGTGGGTGATCATGATTTATTGCTGATGCCCACTGCTTATACTATGCCGCAGCATGATTCCTATTTTACTGTGTATGAGGTATTCTTTTTGAATTATGTTTACGGGATAACCAACAGTACTCATTTAGGTGCCTTTACCTTGTTTCCGATCGTTAAAGAGGCTTTCGAGACCATAACAATTGGAGCAAAACAAAACTATTTAAGTACTGACTATCTGGAATCAGCTCTCTTTACATCATATACATTTAAAACATCGACATATTCGTTGGGCAATGTGTTTAGTCTCAGTAAAAATCGTGGAAACAGCCTTCATGTGGCATTAATGTTTTTCGTGCCTGAAAAAGATATTACAGGACAATTTGTAGTAATGGGAGGTTACCGTTTTGATCCTTCCGATAAAATCTCATTAATAGTTGAATATGCTAATATGACTCGTTTGTTTGAAGAAGATTTTAACGGACTGATCTCCTTTGGTGTCAGATTTCGTTCGACGAATATGTCATGGGAGCTTGGTGGGATCAGACCTTTAGAGGATACAGGTGATTTCATTATGTTTCCGTTACTGAAAGCTACATATCATTTTCATTAGAACAAAAATGTATTATATTGAAAGGTAATAAAACTAAGCGAGGTTGCTTTGAAAAAGACTATATTGCTGACTTGGTTGTTCTTGATAACTTTTGCTACAGCTGGTTACGCCTTTCTATCAGCTGATATTGAAAGTGGAATCTTTATTCCTGGATACAATGATGTTCGCATTCCGGGAAAAGGAGATGCCACAAAATTCTCACTGACTGAAGAATTGGATGCAGGCATTGGCTTTTATTATAGATTAAATCTGCATTATAGATTTAAAGAAAGGCATCGTTTTTCATTACTCTATGCACCACTAACGATAGAACCGGAAGGTGAATTAGATAGAGATATTAGTTTTCAGGGAGAGGTCTTTGAAGCAGGTGAAAAGCTTTCTGCAATTTATCGGTTTGATTCTTATCGTTTGCAATATCGCTATTATTTTCGTAATCAAGATCGCATTATCAAAGGTGTTGGACTAACCTTAAAGGTTCGAGATGCTGAGATCTCGATTCAATCTGAGGAGCAATCAGCAACAAAACTTGATACTGGGGTAGTACCATTGATAAATTTTCATTTAGGATACACTATAACACCCCGAATTACTTTGGATATGGACGGTGAAGCCCTCTTCTCTCCTTATGGTAGAGCAGCCGATGTTCTGCTGGCTTTGATTTACGAGATCAACAGAAAATCTTATGTCAGAGTTGGATACAGGGTTCTTGAAGGTGGTTCTGACGTTGATGAGGTTTATACATTTGCTCTATTCAACTATCTGGCGGTGGGATTGAGAATCAATTTCTAGTTGAACAACCTCTTCTTGAAATAACTCATCGGAATACATATAAAGTAATTAGCCCTAAAGACAATAATAGTCCACCTAATTCAGCAACACTTAGTTAACAAAGAAAGTATTTTGTATATAATTAATAATCGATAAATAGATTGGAAACAGTATTATTAAAAATTATCTGTAATTCTGAAGCACAAGTGACGTTAACTATATAGATAATATATAAGTTAAGGATGGAGGTTATCTTTGTTGGGAGAATTAATTTAAGTTCTATCATCTCTACAATTGGGTTAGTTTTTAGCTTGTATAACTCTAATTCTAATACTATTCGAAAGAACGATTAACTAATACTAAGGAGGTTTTATGAAAGCATTAAAAACATTGAAGGGAATAATTATCTCGATCGCAGCTATTGCAACATTTGCCTTAGTCTCCTGTGCCCCGGAGATTGAAGAGCCGGTAGAAGTATCAGCCAATTATGTACCGGAAAACCCTCATCTGGATGCTAAAGGGAGAATATTGATCATTACAGAGAACAATTTTAATGATCTGGAATTGTTCTACCCATTGTATCGGTTTATAGAAGAGGGATACGCTGTTACGGTAGCTTCACTGGAAGGGACAGCAGTAGTTGGTTACAATTCTGCTCCATTGCCTTCAACAACTCCTATAGAACAGATAGAGCCCGAGTTCTATCAGGCACTATATCTACCCGGTGGAAGAGCTCCTCAGCTTTTACGCCGTGATGAGCGAGTGTTAGAAGTTGTTCGACATTTTGTAGAAACAAATAAGCCAATAGGTGCTATTTGTCATGGTCCCCAGATATTGATCTCAGCCGGTGTAGTTGAAGGAAAACGGATTGCTGCTTGGCCAGGTATAGCAGAAGAAGTAACGGATGCGAGTGCTCAGTTTATTAATGAGGCAACGGTAGTTGATGGTCAGTTCGTTACTGCTCGTAAGCCGGGCGACCTTCCAACACATCTCTATCACTTCATGAATTTAATACGCTGACCACATTAGCATCAGGTAGGAAGTTCATATTCCTACCTGATGCTTTTGAATCCTTTAAATTAGATCTTTCTAATTATTAAAGCGAGTGCTCTTGCTGTTTCTGCTAGAATTTTATGATCAACTTTATCGATAGTATCTTTCTCTGTATGAGCAATCTCGGTCAGTATGTAAGAAAGATTATCAGAGGTTATGGTTAATGCCGGTACTCCTTGCATAAAGAAGATCATATGATCACCCTGATACCAGGGCTCAATTTCCTTAAAAACGGGATTAGTTCTTAATGGTTCTATGATTTGCTCCATTGAGGTCGGATTATCACACATTAGTGAATAACCTGTTTTAGCTCCTTTATAAGCTGCCCCATCGATATTGATGTTAAGCATGATATTAGAGAATTTACCCTCGTTTTCTGCCAAGTACTTCATTTCACCCGAAGCTGCATAGTAATCTTCCCCGTTCATTGCTAAAAACTCTATACAATGTTCACCATGATAATCTTTTAACAACTCCATCATTGAGAGCATGATGACAACACCGGTCGCATTATCAAGAGCACCGGGTGTATGCAGCTTGGTATCAATATGAGCAGAAATTACTATCTTTTTAGCGTTTTTATTACCCTTACGAGCTATCACATTAAAACCTGATGCCGGAATACGGATCGTCTTAAATTTGAGATGAACAGATCTTCCTACTTGCTCTAACAGCTTAGAACCCTCTTCAGCAGTCATATATACTGATGGTATATTAAAATCGCCATCTTCGAATAGTGGGAACGGATAAACTGCCCCTACCAGTTCGGGATTTTTCTCAGTTGCCGTTATGATAGCTTTGGGATGCTTTTGCTCTAAAAGTTTGATAATTTCTTGATGCTCTTCAGGGTTATAAAAGATAAAATTCTTAGGCATTAATTGTTCTTTGGCTATTTCTCCGCGTAAAAGGACAATTTTGTCTTGAATATTCTCTTCTTTGAGCTCTTTTAAATTACTGATAGAGATAAGCTCTGCTTTACTATCAGTACCTAAAGACCAAGGGGATGGAGATGCCTGATAGCTTAAACCTCTTGAAGTCAGTAAAACCTCGCCTGAATACCAATCAATACAATCAAAGTCTTGAGTTGTAACTTCAAAACCGAGTTCTTTAGCCCTTTCCAGAAAATAGGTCGCAGCGTAATTATTTCCTATACTCCCTGTACAACGGTGAGGATAGTGATTACATAGTTCCTGTAAATAATTTTTGATTCTATTTGCATTTAAATCAGTCATATAGTCCCCTTTGACGTATCAATGTTTTAAAAAGATTTTTATTATGAAAAGAAGCCAGATAAAGATAGAGTCTCATATCGTCAATTCTTAATTGATCTAGGCAAGTGAAGTTATCTCAGAATTTTTATTTAATGTTGACTTGTATATAATAGGGCATATTAGTAGTAAAAATAAATGGAAGCTGACTCATGACCAAAGATGATAAAAAGGATCAAATACAAGGTGTTATTATCAGATCTAACAGGAAAACGCTTTCTTTAACGGTAACCCCTGATGCGGAGTTGATAATTAGAGCACCTTATCATCTCTCAGAAGCTAGAATAATTGAATTTGTCCAGCATAAGAATGACTGGATCAGAAAAAGAATCGGAATAGCCCTTGAGACCAGACCAAAAGAAAGAAGATTTGATGAGGGTGCATCGATTCTTTATCTGGGTGAGGAATACCCTATAAGCTATAGAGAGCATACAGAACAGATAATAGAATTAGGGGATAAACTATTTTTCAATTCAAAAGCCCAACCCAAAATCAGAGAAATTCTGGTTGCTTGGTACATTTATCAGGGGTATCAAATCATCCCACAACGAGTAAAAGAGTTATCTGAAAAGTTCAACTACCGTCCTAATGATGTTAAGATCACTAAAGCTGAACGGAGATGGGGTTCTTGCAGTAGTAAAGGTTCTCTATGTTTCAGTTGGCGACTGATGATGGCACCATTAGAAGTTATTGACTATGTTATCGTTCACGAATTGGTGCATCTTGAAGTAAGGGATCATTCTTCTCGTTTCTGGAAGAGGGTAGAGAGTTTCATGCCCGATTTCAGGCAGAGAAAAAAATGGCTGCGGGAAAACGACAGAAGAATGAGATTATAGAAGAAATTGTGAGGACTAATTAGTCCTCACAATTTCTTCACTTAAAATAACAATCAGTTTTTATCAGAGATAATCTGGTTAAAAGATAT
This Candidatus Cloacimonadota bacterium DNA region includes the following protein-coding sequences:
- the rpmF gene encoding 50S ribosomal protein L32, producing the protein MPVPKRKTSRARRNKRRTHQKAEMPVWTTCPHCNEAMRPHNICEKCGHYKGKKFINIVKE
- a CDS encoding ketoacyl-ACP synthase III; the encoded protein is MIAIYEARFTGTGKYVPKKILNNYDLEKMLDTSDEWIKTRTGMFERRIADPSEASSDLAYEASKIAIQAAGLKPKDIDMIIVGTISPDHLFPSTACILQKKLGTKNCPAFDISAGCTGFVYAASIGHQFVVTGKAKNVLVVGVEILSRITNWDDRGTAVLFGDGSGAAVISRTEPTSISKIIDFDMSADGTFGDLLIIQAGGSRMPPTMETVRDNKHTLYMEGNKIFKLAVRSMQESAETLLHRNRLDIRSIDWLIPHQANLRIIESLGKKLNIDLEKVIVTIDKYANTSSSTIPIALDDAIRSNKIRHGDLVLLVAFGAGLTWGGILFRY
- a CDS encoding polysaccharide deacetylase family protein gives rise to the protein MKSILFRSILLIAVIMLTLLSCSWDEERRLAKTYIVITFDDQHSSIYDIALPIMQQHGFKATNAINTNRIGRTGNLTWQQVEELEFSMGWETAGHTLNHANLPDCDDDEALYEIEQDWLNLKERGLSHDTFVLPRGHATERDYQIIKRFYKNIRNSIDSRMRYPIDRWHIGYFPYLTHFTAQDAITRISEGILNKEALIVIGFHRFNDPEHTHSCAEEDFIQIMHFIKDQGLTLITLKEAAELLR
- a CDS encoding phosphatase PAP2 family protein, with the translated sequence MNRKLAIRELAILLVILFVGTYIFRTTDLDIRIQRLFFSQTEGWFLYNLLLFRLIYYYGNIPAILTVIGAIVFLVVGIKNKKYAIYRKINFFIILTMLIGPGLVVNAVYKEHWGRPRPRHITEFGGNEQHLRVWNKGISGTGNSFPCGHASMGYFFFVFYFIFRGKNRKLANISLLFALAFGSLIGLARIAQGGHFASDVLWTAGFLYLISFLLYHLLGMEANLYSTKELNSKISKPAIILLLALIPISVYLLLLATPYYKTKQINLSLSETNFNFVKIEVERGAISFELSDSLDLTYQAQGFGFPGSKIDYTKHVRTSQDTTYTELFIYQKGLFTELNNQITLTLAPDNNTAYLITVQKGQFYPLESQHLQHFEVVSKQNQLHISPRVIIEN
- a CDS encoding type 1 glutamine amidotransferase produces the protein MKALKTLKGIIISIAAIATFALVSCAPEIEEPVEVSANYVPENPHLDAKGRILIITENNFNDLELFYPLYRFIEEGYAVTVASLEGTAVVGYNSAPLPSTTPIEQIEPEFYQALYLPGGRAPQLLRRDERVLEVVRHFVETNKPIGAICHGPQILISAGVVEGKRIAAWPGIAEEVTDASAQFINEATVVDGQFVTARKPGDLPTHLYHFMNLIR
- a CDS encoding M48 family metallopeptidase, whose amino-acid sequence is MTKDDKKDQIQGVIIRSNRKTLSLTVTPDAELIIRAPYHLSEARIIEFVQHKNDWIRKRIGIALETRPKERRFDEGASILYLGEEYPISYREHTEQIIELGDKLFFNSKAQPKIREILVAWYIYQGYQIIPQRVKELSEKFNYRPNDVKITKAERRWGSCSSKGSLCFSWRLMMAPLEVIDYVIVHELVHLEVRDHSSRFWKRVESFMPDFRQRKKWLRENDRRMRL
- a CDS encoding M28 family peptidase, producing the protein MTDLNANRIKNYLQELCNHYPHRCTGSIGNNYAATYFLERAKELGFEVTTQDFDCIDWYSGEVLLTSRGLSYQASPSPWSLGTDSKAELISISNLKELKEENIQDKIVLLRGEIAKEQLMPKNFIFYNPEEHQEIIKLLEQKHPKAIITATEKNPELVGAVYPFPLFEDGDFNIPSVYMTAEEGSKLLEQVGRSVHLKFKTIRIPASGFNVIARKGNKNAKKIVISAHIDTKLHTPGALDNATGVVIMLSMMELLKDYHGEHCIEFLAMNGEDYYAASGEMKYLAENEGKFSNIMLNINIDGAAYKGAKTGYSLMCDNPTSMEQIIEPLRTNPVFKEIEPWYQGDHMIFFMQGVPALTITSDNLSYILTEIAHTEKDTIDKVDHKILAETARALALIIRKI
- the plsX gene encoding phosphate acyltransferase PlsX, coding for MRIALDAHGSDNSPAPEVEGAVKAIYENYCDFVYLVGKEEVINKELSKYFYDKNRIKVVDARQVITMEDSAALSSKNKPDSSLVRAMELHKNGEVEAVVSAGNTGAVMASSLFLLGRVKNVHRPAIALPLPTQQNYEIVLDVGANVDCEAEHLVHFAILGSLYAREMLNIESPRVSLLNIGEESVKGSKLIKTTYALLAAEKKINFIGNIEGKDLLKGVTDVVVCDGFVGNIILKTVEGAIVSIFDIMKEQFKKDWVAKIGALLSFPVYSYLKKKLDHTEYGGALLVGLNGLPIVAHGRSNGKAIMNALKFACKISNSGFVHKVQQYFEEV